ATTGGTACCGCCTGCGCTATGAGATGTTTGTCCTGGGCTTGCGAAATGAGCACATCCAACCGAGCGTGCGGGAGCTTCTTGAGAAAGGCAGGGAAGGGGTGGAAGAGACGCTCCAAGCCATTGCCGGATCGTCGTTTGACGATGCAGGGGAATTGTCTGCGATTCTCATTGCATGCTTTGACGGCCTGGCGTTGCAGGCTCTCATGGATCCGAACTTTGATCTAGAAAAAGCGTACGCCGTTTTGAGAGAAATGGGAATGGGATTGCTCGCATCTAAAGTGGAATCCCTGAAGAAAGACTGATGGTGCTCTCCGAGATCACAGTGGTTCGCTGACGTTAACTTTGGATCAGATTTTGAGTGTGTTTGGTTGGTTGACCAATTAAATTGCAGAAGGGTTGATCTGAATTGAATATTCTCTTACTTGCCATAGAAAGAGTCGCGTTAGCATGGATTGTGGGTGGTGGCGTCACAATGGCAGCAGGCGTACGGCCACTTTTGCTTCCACTTCTAACTGGACGAGTCGATTCTCCCGTAGTACCCGTCCTGGAACAGCTCTCTATTGATGCATGGAATCGATACAACCGATTTTCTCTTGCGGCAGCACTTGTTTTCTTTGCGACTGAGGTTCTGAGGGTTGCGACAGGCCTATCGACGACATACTGGCAGTTGGGGTTGATCGCTCCAGTTGTGGCCGCGTTCATAGGGAAGCTGGTCATTGATAAACGCCTTAAAACAAGGCTACAGGAACTTGGAGACGAAGCGGTTACGAGTGAGCAGCAACAAGCTGGGCATCGTCGGGTCGAATTATTGTCCATGTTCATCCTAATTCTCTCTGTAGTTTTGCTGGTTTTACCAGTTTAAAAGGTTTCGGAGGAATCGATATGAACGTGCTTATTATCTACGCCCATCCCAACCCCAACAGTTTCAATGCTGCTGTGCTTGCACAAGTTGAGCGTGCGCTCAGGGAGAGTCGACATGACTTTACCGTGATCGATTTGTATAAGGATAACTTTAATCCGGTTCTTGTTTACAACGATGACAGATTTCGACGAGACCTAAAGGATGACCCTGAGACTACAGCGTATCGGGAACTGATTCGAGCGGCGGATCACCTTATCTTGATCTACCCCGTATGGTGGTACGGAACGCCCGCGATTTTAAAAGGTTTTTTTGACAGAGTTTTTGCATCCGGATTTGCGTTTACCTATGACGGTATGATCCCGAAAGGGTTGTTAAAAGGGAAATCGGCATGGGTATTCTATACGATTGATTCCCCTAGGTGGTACGCTGCTATTTTCCGTTTGAGTGCTGACTGGATTGTGGTTCGCGATGCGACGCTGAAATTTTGCGGTGTAAAGCCCGTTAAGCGCTTTATGTTCGCGAATGTAAAGCGAAGCTGCACGGGGCGGCGGGAGAAATGGCTGGATACGGTGTATGAAAAGGTGAGGTACGGTCTGACTCAAAAGGTTGAGGTGGAACATGAGGAAATGTAACTGAATTGGAAATGGAAAGAGCCAAGTGGGCATAGCCTCATTCTTCTTCACCTGGGCGGTATTGATAGCGTTGGAGATCAATTTGGTCATTGTCGATAAACTCGATCCCTTCCGCTTGAAGGGATAGCTTTTGTACATGGAAACTTTCATCTTCCCGGAGGCCAATGCGACCCTGTGAATTGATCACACGATGCCAAGGCAGTTTGTGCTTTTGACTCATGGAATGGAGGATCCGCACAACCTGTCTTGCTCCCCTTGGACTCCCGGACAACCTCGCAATTTGGCCATATGTCATCACTTTGCCCTCAGGTATATTTTGAATGATCTCGACGGCTTTAGCAGTAAATGAATTCATTGAACGATCCCTTCAATCTACGAAATACTCGCTTTCCAGCATAACCGATCCTCAGCCTTTACGGCACGATTGAGCTTGACAGTGAGACTCCTATTTTATACGTCCAAAATTTTTCAGTGAACGGTCTAAATCAATTGTTTCACCATACATTTGAAACTGGTTAGACCAAAACAACATGATGGAAAGTTGGTGGTATGCTATGAAATTCGTTACATTTCAAGACGGACACGGTACGTCGCTCGGCGTCATTGACCAGGACGAAATCGTGAATCTAACGGCATGGCGTGACGTTGTACAGGATGTAATGCCCGAAATTACACGAGACCTTCCTGAACTCTACAGTGTTGGCGAC
The genomic region above belongs to Alicyclobacillus dauci and contains:
- a CDS encoding TetR/AcrR family transcriptional regulator — encoded protein: MRTRDGNTRNLLIEAAYHVLAENGYEATSIKDIAREAGVSPGLVHYYFSNKEELLTAVVKEATDEYCNQMEQLQKSVVGDKLASAALAEPMQRVRTHSDWYRLRYEMFVLGLRNEHIQPSVRELLEKGREGVEETLQAIAGSSFDDAGELSAILIACFDGLALQALMDPNFDLEKAYAVLREMGMGLLASKVESLKKD
- a CDS encoding NAD(P)H-dependent oxidoreductase, which codes for MNVLIIYAHPNPNSFNAAVLAQVERALRESRHDFTVIDLYKDNFNPVLVYNDDRFRRDLKDDPETTAYRELIRAADHLILIYPVWWYGTPAILKGFFDRVFASGFAFTYDGMIPKGLLKGKSAWVFYTIDSPRWYAAIFRLSADWIVVRDATLKFCGVKPVKRFMFANVKRSCTGRREKWLDTVYEKVRYGLTQKVEVEHEEM
- a CDS encoding MGMT family protein; translated protein: MNSFTAKAVEIIQNIPEGKVMTYGQIARLSGSPRGARQVVRILHSMSQKHKLPWHRVINSQGRIGLREDESFHVQKLSLQAEGIEFIDNDQIDLQRYQYRPGEEE